The Chelonoidis abingdonii isolate Lonesome George chromosome 23, CheloAbing_2.0, whole genome shotgun sequence genomic sequence TGCTGGCCtcaacagtgcctagcacacagaGGTAACGCAGGGCACGAGCCCAATGTATTAATAATCCTTTGCAGGCAGCCTCTTACCCATCCTCCTAGCTTAGGTCCTTCAGAGCAAAGGGATCCAAAATCAAGCCTCCCTGTAGGCTCTGCAGTAGGGGATGCGCCCAGGTAGCTAAGCCACGGCCTCTGCACCTGTCATTCCAGGTGTCCATaaagcagcaggtgctggctgTTTCTAACAGACTCAGGTTTGACATCTTTGTTCTGTGCTGCACCCTCACTGGTAATTTCACCCCCACGGGCCGGCGAGCAATGCTGCAGAGGGTTATCCCAGCTGGGCTCTAATGAGGGCCTGACCATCCACAGCAGCACCTCTTTTGTCTGTCCTTTGCTTGTGCCTAAGACAGCCTcattcctccttttccccattgGCTGCTGCTCTGGGCTGGATTCAGCAACTGCCTCCCTCCCAACTGGGCACTAGCTCCGTTTCCTGGCCATTGTGTTGGATGATTGATTTCCTTGCTCCTGGGGAATCTTTcaccactgaactgcatttgccatctgttggcccagtggctttAACCACCAAAATCCCTTTGAATTAGCTCGTATTGTTCCCCACCATGTGCTCTGCTCCCACTGTTTACCTTGATTCTGGGAGACCccataataatgatgatgatatttATCATTTCTATAGCACCATTCATTGGAGAATCTCAAAGTGCTATCTCTCTTACACGAGACAGGCAAGGGAAATACAGAGATCGCTTCCAGACACCACTGAAAATGCagccaggctctggggtggagcacaggtGCTGGCTGAACAGTGCATGGTAACACTGTGCAACTGCTCAGAACTAGCAATAAAGAACAGCTCTAGGGGACAGAGCACTGGTCTGGGATGccagagacctgggtttgattcctggctctgtcactagCCAGCTGGGTAACCCTGGGCAAGTTATTTCTcaactttgtgcctcagtttccccatctgtaaaagaggaTAATGagcctttgtaaagcaccttgagagCTGATGAGAAGTGCTACATATGAGCTAGGCATCCCTCTCCGAGTGAATCTGCAGAGAGTTTAGGGAAGCAGACCACCACCACGCAAGCTGGAAGCTGACCAGGACACTGGGTTTAACATCCCCGctcttgtggtcattaaagatcccatgactTACTCATTGTTCTATTTCCTCCAAAGGACAGTACCTCTTGCACCACCACATGAGGCACTGGTTTGGAGGAAGAGCACCACCTACTGGATACCCTGCAGGCAGCACTTAGAGTGGGGCCTGGTTCATGAGAGGATGGGATGCATCCTGGGAAGCTAAGTAGCACTCTCCATCCCCAGAGGTGAAACACTTCAAAGGCCAGTAAGTGGCActttctctattttacagatggggaaatagagGTTCGTAGATTAACTGGTTCGCCCAAGGCAACACAGCGAGTTGGTGGAAGAGCCAGGAGTACAGTCCAGATCTTTTCGGTCCCAATCTCCTGCCAGATCTCCCTGCCTGTTCTTGCACAAAACTGCAGAgtcacagcaagcagcagaaaATTCTCTTATTGGGCACGTAGCCAGATGCTATCACTTCTGTAAGGCAGGTTTTTGGAAAGTAACAAGCTGAAAGgtctgggagggagctcagggaatGGAAGCTAGATGTGTCCTTAGCCTAACAAATCCCAGCTCTGAAATAAACAGCTTTGGAAAAGAGGGTGAATGGAAGAGGCTGGTACAGCAGCCTTGGGATACAGGCATTGGGGTAGGACTACCCAGGTGCTGAAAGCCTGCGTTTCAGTGACAGGTTCCATCTATCTATCCAAGAGGAGATAGGTGACTGGATCACCGTCTAGAAGTGCGTAGGGAGAGCAGATTCCTGATAAAGGGCTCTTCGATCTTAGCAGGCAAAGGCGTCACAAGAGCCGggggctagaagctgaagctagacaaattcagactagaaatcaagtcccatttttaacagtgggggTAATTAGCTACTGGAAGGAATCATCTAGAGATGGGGTCATCAcatgaatgttaaaaaaaaaaaaaaaaaaaaaaaaaaatctaggctgGATCTCTTTCTACACAGGTACTTTTAGCTCAACCAGCTGTTACTGGGCTGGATGCAGAAATCGAACAACGTTCTTTGATCTCCTGCATAAGAGGCCAGACTAGATGCTAAGGGTCCCTTCTAGCTGTACACATCTATGGTTTGGTACCTTCTGGAAGACATAGCCCCCACTGGGCCCCCAGCCCACGATGGGGTCAGTGGACGGTTTGCCATTGATGTTTGGCTGGGAGTTGATGGTAAGGATTCCTcttctgttcactttctccagctGCTCTTTCAAGAGGTTGGTTTCAGCAGCGAGAGGGTCGTCGTTCCAGGGCAGGCAGGTGACCTGCGGGATGGAAAGAGGGTGAAATCCAAGGCTCTATCCCTTACCATAACCTCACAGCACCGGGAAGCGACAAGACTCCAGTGGATAGGAACATGGCTGCCCACCTCATAGGTGAGATGAGCTATTGAGAGCACAGCCCACAAGTGCTCTTACCTCGCACAGGCTGATGGCTTCCTTCTGGGTGCAAATCAAGAGCCCAGGCAGCTTCTTTAAAACCCTACACAGTCTAGGACAGCCCATCTCAGAGACTCCCTTCAAACCAGGGGTGCCTTTCCAGCGTGCGGTCCCCACAGCTGAACCACTGGGGACTGTCCCTTCTTACCAGGTGTGCCGTTATTCTGAAAAATCACTGGTCTTGGCCCTTTCACAGCACAGGACATCTTTGTCCAGGCTTGCTCCTAGTTCTAGGTGCTGGCTCTCCCGTGCCGAGAGTGCCCCCCTTGGCAGAGGAATGCCCTGACCCATGTAGAGAAACATCACAGAGTGCTTGATGCCTTTGATTGAGCATGAAATAAAGCACCATTGTCTCTCTCTGAGCCAGCCCTCTTCGGGGGCTGCACTCCCTCCAATGAGCCTCCCTCTCCGTTCTCAGCCCCAGGCCTTCACTAACCTTGTGCCCCTTCCTGTTGGGCTTTCCGGAGATGTAACAGGTGAACACCTCAAAGAGGCTCTCCTCACtcatcagctcctccccccacaTCTTCAGGAGCTCCTCCCGAGGCGACTTGCTCTTCAGGTAGAAGAGGTAATAGTCCTTCAGCTCGCCGAAGGCTGGTGAGGAAGAGTTCCCCCTGCGGGGTGGAGCAGAGGGACGAGGTTTATGTGCTGCCTGGGGTGGAATGTGACCTGCTTGACAGACTGTTCTAGCGGGTGGGGAAAAAGCCACCCCCCAAGATGGGGAGAGAGTCACCAATCAACCAGGTATCCGCACCCCCACCACGTTGGGGCCACCCACTCAACCCCACCCAACAGCTTGCTCTCTCAGGCAGCTCCAAGCAATGGGCACCACCAGAGAGTCTCCTAGCAAAGTATCACCAGATGGACTAAGTGACGGGACTCCGAAAGGGTCCTGAAATGAGTCCAGCAGCCTCTGCCTGTCGTACAGAGCCATTCTTCCATTTCAAGTGAAGTCGGAGTGGATGGTCCAATGACTCAAACGGCTTCCTGCTCCACtcaccctggctccagccccctttggcctgggcCAGAGACTCACCAGCGGCCATTGGGGAAATCGTCCCATTCCTGAGTTCGGTGAATGTAGCTCTTTGGCCTGGAGGCCCAGAAAATAGGCCGGACGTCTTCGACTCTCCTCTTGGGGTGGGCGCTGACTGCCCAGGGCAGAGGCCGTCTTGGGGGAAAATGGAGATTATTAGGGTGGCTTCTCTGTAACAGACTCCCTGTTTTGGGATTCAAAGCACTGCTAGTAAACGCATTTTACGGGagaggcagggctctgggggaggcTGACCAATGGGGGCTGAAGCAGAATTGAGAGACCTCACTGCATCCAGAGAGGCACCTCCCTCTAGAGCGGCACCTCCCTCCAGAGCGGACACTTCTCCCCCATTCAGGAGATGGTGGCTCATTGCAAGGCATTCATTATCCCCCTCTCATGTATCCTCCCAGGCGGCCGGACAGTTTGTTACAGGCGAATTGCACAGATTAAATACACAGACGGGCTCCTGCCCTTTTCTGGGGGCTAGACAGGCCTGAAAggtttgctatttttaaaaagagaaaaaaaaaagacctcaaTTGTGTGTCCCCCACCCTTGCCAGACAGCCCCCTGCTCAACTATTGAACATTTTCCCTATTTCTGCTGGAGATCACAGTGGGAGCTTACTCACCACTTAACCCCAAGGGCGGGGAAGATGAAAAGTTCTTATCTCCTGACTGCTCGTCACACATTTTAGTTAAGTGTTTgttcaaaaaaaaccccaaaccaataACCCGCAAACAAAAGCCACAACAAACCCCCGCATACACCACAAAACCAAACCCTGCCTATAGGTTTAAAGAGTCTGACTACAAACCACCTTCCCCTCAGTTGCTGCAGCTCTCACACCCTTGGTACTTTGAGGTTGACTGGAGAGCTGGGAGGATTATGACCACAGAGTCCTCCAAGGAAGGCCAGATCTGAATTTCTAATGGAGCAATACAAACAGGAGAGGGTGGCCGGGGGGAACCACCAGCCAAGGTTTCCGCCTTTCTGCAGAAAGCAGTAAAGGAAAGGCGCcagctctttttctttcctttacagGTCATATCTATTGAAGGTGCAGGTGTGACAGGACAAAGATGTTCCAGGAGTAGCTCTCTGCTCACCTGGGATCCTCTTTCCAAATGCCCAGACGTTTGAGAATCTCAGTGGTGGCCACTTCTCTGTTGAGGGTGTAGAAATGCAGGCCGGACACCATACCACTGTCCAGCAGCTCCCGGCACATGGACACCGCCAGCTCCACCCCGTAGTTCCGGATGGCTGCGTCATTGTCCTTGATGGGCTCGATCACTTCTTTGATCTCCTGTGGCACCTCGAGTTTGGAGAGCTTCACGAGCTGGCGCAGAGAATGGTAACCCTGGGCATGGGATACAAGGGGAACAGGGAAGGGTAATACCTGAGGGAAAGGCTAACGAGGCCTCTCAATTTTCAGGCCTATTTCTGCTCCCCAGCCAGTTGACAAAGTAACATCTGTACCAGGAAAGATCTCCACTGGGGGGAGAGTTTTTACAGTAGTCAAAACAGGAGACTttgcatcaggactcctgggctctattcccatcTTTATCACTAACTTTTAGTGCAACCTCAGACAAATcactttaacctctctgtgctccaTTTCTCCCCCCGTCCCAAACTTTAAAAAAGGGGGCAGTATTTACCTCCTTCAAAGGGGGTGGGAAATTGGGGGGGTTAATTCATGTTTGAAAAGCACTCGAGATCTCCGCAGGCAAGGTGGAAGGGTAAAGAGGAATGCAAAGCTCCGAGCCACTGTTCTGTACCGTAGCGTCCCAGCTGGTgtctttagactgtaaattcttcagggaagAGACGTGGTTATTGGCTTGGCACTGTTTGGCCGATGGCTCCAGTTTACCAATTGCATCGTGCTAGGTGTGTTTAGTGACATGACTAATGAAGACCCCTTGGAAAGGTAGCTCCCACCATCCTTCCATTACTTTGTCCTGCTACATTTTTGCTCTGCAAGGACAACAGGCAGATCCTGCAAGCTACCAGTTGCCTCCTGGGGCACACTCAGCGCCCTCATCTCCCAGTGACTTGGAGCTTTAGTTGAGAGTGCTTGGGACCTGGCAGGATTTAGCCCAAAAATCCAACCATGGACCCCTCCTGGCAAGGGCTGGGGAATCTCACCTGTATGGGAAAGATGCCAGGTACGATGGGGCACGTGATGCCAATGGCCTGACAGTCCTTCATGAATGTGAGGAAGGTCtcggacctgaagaagagctgcgTGATGATGAAGTCAGCCCCAGCAGAGACTTTCTCCTTCAAGTGCCTCAGGTCGGCTTCGTAGCTCTCAGCTTCAGGGTGGCCCTTGGGGTAACCttcagagagaagaggagaagctGAGCCAGGAGGCAGCACACACTCTCCCTCCAGAGTCTCAATCACGCTGGGGCATCAAATGTCTGAACCATTCAGGACCAAGTCCAGCACCCACAAGCTGTCGCTCAGTCTTGGCAGCACAGTCTGCTGATCGCCATGATCAGAGGCAAACCCTGCCACAGCTGGCCCATAAAAAgatgtgtttacctgccacgcAGATGTCAAAATAGTCATCGAACTCGCAGCGAATGTGCTTCACCAAGTCAACGGCGTAGTTGAAGccttccacctcttcctcccactcCTCACCAATGGGGTCTGTGTGAGGAGAAATGGAGATGGTCTGACCCATGGCCTGTGTATAGCAAAGTTCAACCAGCACTACACGGGTCGCCCATTActgagaggaaggggaaatggagaCTCCAAGGTCACTGGACCCTTACTTGGTTCCACCCATAGGTCCTTCATCTCCACCACCTGTGCTGGAGACACCACGCCTTCTGGGTTAAGGTTAAAGCATCTCAGCCCTAACCCAGGAGGACTTCCCTGTCCTGGGACAACAGGGAGAACAGATTCAGACAGATGGCCCCAGAACTGGGAGGGATGCTAGATCGACAGGTTGGTTCATTCTAGTTCCTCCCACAGAGAAGTCGCTCACTGGAGGTGAAGGTACCTCTGGCATTATCCCCAGGGCTCACCTCCTCGCAGTGCCATGATGTTCTTCAGCCCCAGATGCTTGGCCTTCTGCAGATGCCCTGTGATCTCCTCCTTGGTCTGGTTGCAACATGTCATGTGCAGGACGGTCTCCAGGCCACAGTAGTTGACAGCCGTGTTGGCAATGATCATGGAGGAGGTCTCCTTGTCTGAGCCTGGGTCCCCTGCTGGGTGCCAGGTCACGTCAATGAAGAGCGGGCCACCCATCCCCATGCGGTCGAACCTGCAGATTATAATAGAAGCAGTTTATTCCTAGCCTATGGGGGCGCTGCCACTCCCACGCCTGGGATATCGCACTCAATCCCAGGCATCTCACTACCAGACAGCGTGTGGCAAACAGGAGGGAATTTGGACCAGAGCTGCAAGAACAGTtactgggctggagcagccatCTCAGGAAAAAAGACCAAGAGCTAATTCACTCCAGGTTGGTGACGGAACCACTAAGGGCCATGAGAACCTGGCAGATCAACACTACAGAGGCAAGACCATGTTCAGGGAGAGCCAAAAGGGTGGACGGAACTAGCAGTTCGgacaagttttgtttttgtttttttaaaagagggggAATTGTAGACTGGATCTACCAGAAGCTTCCTCCCAGCCACATCTTGGAGGCTGTGGCATCTTCTTCCAAAGGAGAAGGTGGCAGGCCCATGGCTACGATACATATCTAGGGAATAGGGTATAATGGGGATTACAGGGAATAAACAGGTGCTGCTGGGGGCCATTGGGAGGGGAACTAATAGGTCTAATCTAAGTCCAGATTCCAAACAGAGGCCT encodes the following:
- the MTHFR gene encoding methylenetetrahydrofolate reductase (NADPH) isoform X2; protein product: MDSRFDRMGMGGPLFIDVTWHPAGDPGSDKETSSMIIANTAVNYCGLETVLHMTCCNQTKEEITGHLQKAKHLGLKNIMALRGDPIGEEWEEEVEGFNYAVDLVKHIRCEFDDYFDICVAGYPKGHPEAESYEADLRHLKEKVSAGADFIITQLFFRSETFLTFMKDCQAIGITCPIVPGIFPIQGYHSLRQLVKLSKLEVPQEIKEVIEPIKDNDAAIRNYGVELAVSMCRELLDSGMVSGLHFYTLNREVATTEILKRLGIWKEDPRRPLPWAVSAHPKRRVEDVRPIFWASRPKSYIHRTQEWDDFPNGRWGNSSSPAFGELKDYYLFYLKSKSPREELLKMWGEELMSEESLFEVFTCYISGKPNRKGHKVTCLPWNDDPLAAETNLLKEQLEKVNRRGILTINSQPNINGKPSTDPIVGWGPSGGYVFQKAYLEFFTSSEITTALLKVLKTKKYELRVNYHIVNVWGENITNAPDMQPNAVTWGIFPGREIIQPTVVDPVSFMYWKDEAFALWIEQWAKLYEEESPSRMIIQYIHDNYYLVNLVDNDFPLENCLWQVMEDTFELLNCPMEQ
- the MTHFR gene encoding methylenetetrahydrofolate reductase (NADPH) isoform X1, encoding MVNEPHSASSGSASSRSDGSSSGSEGSKDSSRCSTPVLDAERHERLREKMRRRYDSGDKWFSLEFFPPRTANGAVNLISRFDRMGMGGPLFIDVTWHPAGDPGSDKETSSMIIANTAVNYCGLETVLHMTCCNQTKEEITGHLQKAKHLGLKNIMALRGDPIGEEWEEEVEGFNYAVDLVKHIRCEFDDYFDICVAGYPKGHPEAESYEADLRHLKEKVSAGADFIITQLFFRSETFLTFMKDCQAIGITCPIVPGIFPIQGYHSLRQLVKLSKLEVPQEIKEVIEPIKDNDAAIRNYGVELAVSMCRELLDSGMVSGLHFYTLNREVATTEILKRLGIWKEDPRRPLPWAVSAHPKRRVEDVRPIFWASRPKSYIHRTQEWDDFPNGRWGNSSSPAFGELKDYYLFYLKSKSPREELLKMWGEELMSEESLFEVFTCYISGKPNRKGHKVTCLPWNDDPLAAETNLLKEQLEKVNRRGILTINSQPNINGKPSTDPIVGWGPSGGYVFQKAYLEFFTSSEITTALLKVLKTKKYELRVNYHIVNVWGENITNAPDMQPNAVTWGIFPGREIIQPTVVDPVSFMYWKDEAFALWIEQWAKLYEEESPSRMIIQYIHDNYYLVNLVDNDFPLENCLWQVMEDTFELLNCPMEQ